The Rosa rugosa chromosome 1, drRosRugo1.1, whole genome shotgun sequence genomic sequence GGCATTTGGCCCAGAAACAAAATCAGTAAAATAAACACAAATTTCCATTGATGGATTCTCTATACAAAGATCGAGCCACAGCAAGTACAGATTGatatgaggaagaagaaagaagcaagTGGGTTGGGTTTAGATTTGGGGAATTCTTAGggtaagaaaatattattactcTTACTATTACTATTACTATTACTATTACTGCTGCTGCTACTACAACTAGTAGTTGTGGCAGCGGCGGAAGCAGAATGAGCGGCGGCGGCCAAGGCGAGTGGCGGAGGGGCAGCAGGGGCAGAATGGTAAATATGATCTTGCCGAATTTTGAGCTCAGCGTCAGAAATGGCGGGGAAGTTGCCGCACTTGTGACACCGCGCCACCACCAGGATCTGCCGACACGACGGACACGACGAGTGGGACCCGAGCCACGTGTCGATGCATCCGACGTGGAAAACATGCCCGCACTGCGGCAGAACCCTGATCTCGTCGCCCTCCGCGAACTCGCCGAGGCATATGGCGCACTCCGACCCCATCTTCGGCGGCGGCGCCGACGGTCCGCCGTCGCCGTAGATGAACTTGGGGAGCTGCTGCAGGACCTTCTTTTTCAGCCCCTTGTTGGCAGAAGAGGCCTGTGCGGAGCCGGGTTCACCGGCCCGGCCCCCGCCTGGCGCGCGTCGCAGCCAGGCGCAGCGCGCCACGGCGAGCAGGCCCACGACGCATATGACGGCGCATAAAAGAGCCGCCAGGATAACAACAAAGTCGGATTCCA encodes the following:
- the LOC133715132 gene encoding RING-H2 finger protein ATL8-like — protein: MPRSQRFLTTANSTMKYAAAPPPEAVTLESDFVVILAALLCAVICVVGLLAVARCAWLRRAPGGGRAGEPGSAQASSANKGLKKKVLQQLPKFIYGDGGPSAPPPKMGSECAICLGEFAEGDEIRVLPQCGHVFHVGCIDTWLGSHSSCPSCRQILVVARCHKCGNFPAISDAELKIRQDHIYHSAPAAPPPLALAAAAHSASAAATTTSCSSSSSNSNSNSNSKSNNIFLP